The Coregonus clupeaformis isolate EN_2021a chromosome 18, ASM2061545v1, whole genome shotgun sequence genome has a segment encoding these proteins:
- the LOC121551966 gene encoding prostaglandin E synthase 2-like isoform X1 — MAAASARTIGKVGWNILESPACRAGNIASLVPRVSLHGSSRAYGTGVAGFRSKLLFTPLRVGRVLGCAYLVGGGLGLYQTIQLSVQHHLAEEEGKAYSDGDLKLTLYQYKTCPFCSKVRAFLDYHRLPYEIVEVNPVMRKEIKWSIYRKVPILMVNDDVQLNDSSVIISALKTQLISKETISEIMRCYPEMKAVNEKGKEVTEFNNKYWVMVNEAEGQTMYPEKDSRKEEIKWRKWADDWLVHLISPNVYRTTGEALASFDYIVREGKFGTYEGFFAKYVGAAAMFVISKRLKSRHNLQDDVRQDLYKAVNEWVAAIGKKKFMGGDQPNLADLAVYGILRVMEGLEAWDDMMENTKVKSWYRCMEKATQSHEDHN; from the exons ATGGCAGCCGCCTCTGCGAGAACTATCGGTAAGGTCGGCTGGAACATTTTGGAGTCTCCAGCATGTCGTGCTGGGAATATTGCCTCCCTGGTTCCAAGGGTCTCGCTGCATGGATCGAGCAGGGCATACGGTACGGGCGTTGCAGGATTCCGATCCAAATTGCTCTTCACCCCTCTGCGCGTTGGCCGGGTCCTGGGGTGTGCGTACCTGGTTGGAGGGGGACTTGGCTTGTATCAAACAATACAGTTATCTGTCCAACATCACCTTGCTGAAGAAGAAGGCAAG GCTTATTCTGATGGTGACCTGAAATTGACACTGTACCAGTACAAGACCTGCCCATTCTGCAGTAAAGTGCGAGCTTTTCTGGACTACCATCGGCTTCCATATGAGATTGTGGAGGTCAATCccgtcatgaggaaggaaatcaAGTGGTCAATTTACAGAAAAGTGCCAATCCTAATGGTGAACGATGATGTG CAACTGAACGATTCCTCAGTAATAATCAGCGCTTTGAAGACACAGTTGATAAGCAA GGAAACCATCTCAGAGATTATGCGCTGTTACCCAGAGATGAAAGCTGTCAATGAGAAGGGGAAGGAGGTGACAGAGTTCAACAACAAGTACTGGGTAATGGTGAATGAAGCTGAAGGTCAGACGATGTACCCAGAGAAAGACTCCAGAAA AGAGGAGATCAAATGGCGTAAGTGGGCAGATGATTGGCTGGTTCATCTGATCTCGCCCAATGTGTACCGGACCACTGGAGAGGCCCTGGCCTCCTTTGACTATATTGTCCGCGAGGGCAAGTTTGGCACTTATGAGGGCTTCTTTGCTAAGTATGTTGGAGCAGCTGCCATGTTTGTCATCTCAAAAAGACTGAAAAGTAG ACACAACTTGCAGGATGACGTGAGACAGGATCTGTACAAGGCAGTCAATGAGTGGGTGGCGGCCATTGGCAAGAAGAAGTTCATGGGTGGAGACCAGCCAAATCTGGCTGACCTG GCAGTGTATGGGATCCTAAGAGTGATGGAGGGTCTTGAGGCCTGGGATGACATGATGGAGAACACCAAGGTGAAGAGCTGGTACAGATGCATGGAGAAAGCTACACAAAGCCACGAGGACCACAACTGA
- the LOC121551966 gene encoding prostaglandin E synthase 2-like isoform X2, whose translation MAAASARTIGKVGWNILESPACRAGNIASLVPRVSLHGSSRAYGTGVAGFRSKLLFTPLRVGRVLGCAYLVGGGLGLYQTIQLSVQHHLAEEEGKAYSDGDLKLTLYQYKTCPFCSKVRAFLDYHRLPYEIVEVNPVMRKEIKWSIYRKVPILMVNDDVQLNDSSVIISALKTQLISKETISEIMRCYPEMKAVNEKGKEVTEFNNKYWVMVNEAEGQTMYPEKDSRKEEIKWRKWADDWLVHLISPNVYRTTGEALASFDYIVREGKFGTYEGFFAKYVGAAAMFVISKRLKNTTCRMT comes from the exons ATGGCAGCCGCCTCTGCGAGAACTATCGGTAAGGTCGGCTGGAACATTTTGGAGTCTCCAGCATGTCGTGCTGGGAATATTGCCTCCCTGGTTCCAAGGGTCTCGCTGCATGGATCGAGCAGGGCATACGGTACGGGCGTTGCAGGATTCCGATCCAAATTGCTCTTCACCCCTCTGCGCGTTGGCCGGGTCCTGGGGTGTGCGTACCTGGTTGGAGGGGGACTTGGCTTGTATCAAACAATACAGTTATCTGTCCAACATCACCTTGCTGAAGAAGAAGGCAAG GCTTATTCTGATGGTGACCTGAAATTGACACTGTACCAGTACAAGACCTGCCCATTCTGCAGTAAAGTGCGAGCTTTTCTGGACTACCATCGGCTTCCATATGAGATTGTGGAGGTCAATCccgtcatgaggaaggaaatcaAGTGGTCAATTTACAGAAAAGTGCCAATCCTAATGGTGAACGATGATGTG CAACTGAACGATTCCTCAGTAATAATCAGCGCTTTGAAGACACAGTTGATAAGCAA GGAAACCATCTCAGAGATTATGCGCTGTTACCCAGAGATGAAAGCTGTCAATGAGAAGGGGAAGGAGGTGACAGAGTTCAACAACAAGTACTGGGTAATGGTGAATGAAGCTGAAGGTCAGACGATGTACCCAGAGAAAGACTCCAGAAA AGAGGAGATCAAATGGCGTAAGTGGGCAGATGATTGGCTGGTTCATCTGATCTCGCCCAATGTGTACCGGACCACTGGAGAGGCCCTGGCCTCCTTTGACTATATTGTCCGCGAGGGCAAGTTTGGCACTTATGAGGGCTTCTTTGCTAAGTATGTTGGAGCAGCTGCCATGTTTGTCATCTCAAAAAGACTGAAAA ACACAACTTGCAGGATGACGTGA